From the genome of Bradyrhizobium elkanii USDA 76, one region includes:
- a CDS encoding branched-chain amino acid ABC transporter permease, with protein sequence MKHAILVGLLLALAVPAFIHSDSVLAIAVYGFMAASLAVSFNLIFGFTGQLSMFHAASFGVSAYVVTILVTTFGWNFWLAIVPALAIVVILSLIVGTICFRFKLKEFYFAVVTLAFSEVLRLITLNWNSITNGSLGITIVDTPKIWTPSGTFAIAGGVAWYYLTLALLVVVYGVCSRVLKSWIGRCLAAIRLNDQLGETLGIDVFKYKLLGFAIGSGLAGLVGAFYGFYAGFVEPHFLSISLGLDIIAMVLLGGVNSLIGPVVGALVLTALPHVIELSAELRIALYGSILIFVILVMPKGIVGLLTSRKHAA encoded by the coding sequence GTGAAGCACGCAATTTTAGTCGGGCTGCTGCTCGCCCTTGCAGTTCCGGCCTTCATTCACAGCGATTCGGTGCTTGCCATTGCGGTCTACGGCTTTATGGCGGCGTCGCTGGCGGTCAGTTTCAATTTGATCTTCGGATTCACCGGCCAGCTTTCCATGTTTCACGCCGCGTCCTTCGGAGTTTCCGCGTACGTGGTGACCATCCTGGTGACTACGTTCGGTTGGAACTTCTGGCTGGCGATCGTCCCCGCCCTGGCCATTGTCGTGATCCTGTCTCTTATCGTCGGAACGATCTGCTTCCGTTTCAAACTCAAAGAATTCTATTTTGCCGTCGTCACCCTGGCATTTTCCGAAGTGCTGCGCTTGATCACACTGAATTGGAACAGCATCACGAACGGCTCCCTCGGCATTACGATCGTCGATACGCCGAAGATCTGGACGCCATCGGGCACGTTTGCGATTGCGGGCGGGGTCGCTTGGTACTACCTGACGCTGGCTCTGCTGGTGGTCGTATACGGTGTGTGCAGCCGTGTCCTGAAGTCCTGGATCGGACGTTGTCTTGCCGCCATCCGACTGAACGACCAGTTGGGCGAAACGCTGGGCATCGACGTCTTCAAGTACAAGTTGCTCGGCTTCGCAATCGGCAGCGGCCTTGCCGGGCTGGTTGGAGCTTTCTACGGCTTCTACGCAGGGTTCGTCGAGCCGCATTTCCTCTCGATCTCGCTCGGACTCGACATCATCGCGATGGTCCTCCTGGGAGGCGTCAATTCCCTGATCGGCCCCGTTGTCGGCGCCCTCGTGCTCACCGCCTTGCCGCACGTGATCGAGCTCAGCGCCGAGCTTCGCATTGCTCTGTACGGCTCCATCCTCATCTTCGTGATCCTGGTGATGCCGAAGGGTATCGTCGGCCTACTTACGAGCAGAAAACATGCTGCTTGA
- a CDS encoding GntR family transcriptional regulator, with the protein MAKKVGVPSPPESQADTAHRRLEEMIVTLQLPPGSHWSEEGLAEEIGIGRTPVREAVKRLQADRLVTILPRHGLMITEINVHEQLLAIELRRELEIFISIRAARRILASDRERLLAAADEIESAGKHGNLEKYLREVFKANGLIAAAAGNPFATRSISPLHAMSRRFYYRYESDLQNLGAMGVLHAARARAVSQHDEQGALVAVTALMEQIENYTRQIFEISVGSGR; encoded by the coding sequence ATGGCGAAAAAGGTCGGAGTACCTTCCCCTCCCGAATCTCAGGCCGACACGGCTCACCGGCGGCTCGAGGAGATGATCGTGACACTGCAGCTGCCGCCCGGCAGTCACTGGTCTGAGGAGGGATTGGCAGAGGAGATCGGCATCGGCCGCACACCGGTGCGCGAGGCGGTGAAACGCCTTCAGGCGGACCGTCTCGTGACCATTCTGCCTCGACACGGCTTGATGATTACCGAGATAAATGTTCATGAGCAGTTGTTGGCGATCGAGCTGCGGCGCGAACTCGAGATTTTCATTTCGATAAGGGCGGCTCGCCGCATCCTCGCAAGCGACCGAGAGCGCCTTCTCGCCGCTGCCGACGAAATCGAAAGCGCGGGCAAGCACGGCAACCTCGAAAAATACTTGCGTGAGGTCTTTAAAGCGAACGGTCTTATCGCCGCGGCTGCCGGCAACCCATTCGCAACCCGCTCAATCTCGCCGCTTCACGCGATGTCGCGGAGATTCTATTACAGGTACGAGAGCGACCTGCAGAACCTCGGTGCAATGGGCGTCCTTCACGCGGCGCGAGCACGCGCGGTTTCGCAGCATGACGAGCAAGGGGCACTCGTTGCCGTCACCGCTCTGATGGAGCAGATCGAAAATTACACACGACAGATATTCGAGATCAGCGTCGGGTCGGGCAGATGA
- a CDS encoding ABC transporter ATP-binding protein — MLLDVKSLTKRFGGLTAVSNVAFGIERGEIIGIFGPNGSGKTTTLSLIAGILKPTSGVILWKGNDISTLSPFEVAQQGLVKTFQNPQLFPELTVVEHMRIACHLHIKRELGINRLRTLIGGMPVGLDRLLEQKIDQVLALCRLSSQRNEQAAALSYGGEKMLGVAMGMLCEPELLLLDEPASGLGHDEIANLDAVLRDLKSHGVTLCIIDHKVGFLGRLADRSIALHHGAVIASGKTSDVLADESVVAAYLGKKHA; from the coding sequence ATGCTGCTTGACGTAAAAAGCCTCACCAAGCGCTTTGGCGGCCTCACCGCCGTGTCCAACGTAGCGTTCGGCATCGAGCGCGGGGAAATCATTGGGATATTTGGACCCAACGGCTCCGGAAAGACCACGACTTTGAGTCTGATCGCCGGGATCCTGAAGCCAACCAGCGGCGTGATTCTCTGGAAAGGGAACGATATCAGCACCCTGTCGCCGTTCGAGGTTGCTCAGCAAGGGTTGGTCAAGACCTTTCAGAATCCGCAGCTCTTTCCTGAGCTGACGGTCGTCGAACACATGCGCATCGCATGTCACCTGCACATCAAGCGCGAGCTGGGAATCAATCGCTTACGGACGCTGATCGGGGGCATGCCCGTCGGTCTGGACCGTCTGCTGGAGCAGAAGATCGACCAAGTCCTCGCGCTTTGCCGCCTCTCCAGCCAGAGGAACGAACAAGCCGCTGCGCTTTCCTATGGTGGCGAGAAGATGCTCGGCGTTGCAATGGGTATGCTTTGTGAACCAGAACTTCTGCTCCTTGATGAGCCGGCCTCCGGCCTGGGTCATGACGAGATCGCGAATCTCGACGCGGTTCTCAGAGACCTCAAGTCTCACGGCGTCACGCTGTGCATTATCGACCACAAGGTCGGCTTTCTGGGCCGGCTTGCGGACCGTTCGATCGCGCTCCACCACGGCGCGGTCATTGCCTCCGGAAAGACCTCCGACGTTCTCGCCGACGAATCCGTTGTCGCGGCTTACCTGGGCAAGAAGCATGCTTGA
- a CDS encoding branched-chain amino acid ABC transporter permease: MTQLVIGQLLNGVIVGTLYGIIALGVTLTFGLTGVVNFALGAFMMLGAYATWYLYDVVGFPYPVAVIGAVVVVSIFGYVSDLALFRFTRGNLVNGLLVSIGMISVFEALVLAAFTTTPKDLTYVLPGALKVAGIVLPKIKVAVAAVFLAVILGTYLALTRTWLGRAAFAYAQNPEAAALMGIRTGRLQTIVVVYSTALAGLGGGLYASMYSIEPTIGSAYVLKAVEAAILAGVGSVLGALGGGIILGISENIGSVFFSSAFRDAYGLVFLILILLVRPGGLFGDRS; encoded by the coding sequence ATGACGCAGCTAGTCATCGGACAATTGCTGAATGGCGTAATCGTGGGTACGCTCTACGGCATCATAGCGCTGGGCGTAACGCTCACATTCGGCTTGACCGGCGTGGTGAATTTCGCGCTCGGCGCGTTCATGATGCTTGGCGCCTACGCGACCTGGTATCTCTACGACGTCGTGGGTTTCCCGTACCCCGTGGCCGTCATTGGCGCCGTCGTGGTCGTGAGCATCTTCGGTTACGTTTCGGATCTTGCCCTGTTTCGCTTCACTCGCGGCAACCTGGTCAACGGTCTGCTGGTGTCCATCGGCATGATTTCGGTCTTCGAGGCCTTGGTCCTCGCGGCCTTCACGACCACGCCCAAAGATCTGACTTACGTGCTTCCTGGCGCCCTCAAGGTAGCCGGCATCGTTCTGCCGAAGATCAAGGTCGCGGTCGCCGCGGTATTCCTGGCTGTGATCCTTGGCACATATCTCGCCTTGACGCGGACGTGGTTGGGGCGCGCGGCATTCGCCTACGCACAGAATCCCGAAGCCGCGGCTCTTATGGGCATCCGCACGGGAAGGCTCCAGACGATCGTCGTGGTCTATTCGACGGCGTTGGCGGGTCTCGGTGGAGGTCTATACGCGAGCATGTATTCGATCGAACCAACGATCGGATCGGCTTACGTCCTCAAGGCGGTCGAGGCTGCCATTCTCGCCGGCGTCGGCAGCGTACTCGGCGCATTGGGCGGCGGCATCATTCTCGGCATCAGCGAGAACATCGGATCGGTGTTTTTTTCGTCGGCGTTCAGGGACGCTTACGGTCTCGTATTTCTCATCTTGATTCTTCTCGTCCGTCCGGGCGGCCTGTTTGGAGATCGGTCGTGA
- a CDS encoding ABC transporter permease/substrate-binding protein, protein MFDAWRLLPTYLTPHIVLCATALALGLLVSLPLAALAADRPWLRRLVLAIASLIQTIPGLALLALFYPLLLALSTLTARLFGFGIPALGFLPTLIALTLYAMLPILRNSVVGLNGINPAVVEAAEGVGMTPQQILTRVKAPLATPVIMAGVRTAAVWTIGAATLSTPVGQTSLGNYIFTGLQTENWISVLFGCIAAAGLALITDFCLGLVETGASERNRKRVVFGIAGLALGTLAGLAPLLSNEAATYVIGAKSFSEQFILADLMGDRLKAEGAGVARKDGLGSAIAFRALAHNDIDAYVDYSGTLWRNVIGRTDMPPREEMQAEIVRWMKAEQGVTVLGALGFENAYVLAMKRERAQALNVTSLADLARVAPQLTIGDDLEFLGRPEWRSLKDAYGLSFRTRRSFNPTMMYHALESGEADVISAFSSDGRIAALDLLVLADPKHAIPSYDALILVAPKRSADARLKRALVPLVGSVSVEAMRAANLMVDGDTDKASPEEAARALAKAVHLQSR, encoded by the coding sequence TTGTTCGACGCCTGGCGCCTGCTTCCCACCTATCTCACGCCACATATTGTACTTTGTGCCACCGCGCTGGCGCTTGGACTGCTCGTCAGCCTGCCGCTGGCTGCCCTCGCAGCGGATCGACCATGGCTACGCAGGCTGGTGCTTGCCATCGCGAGCTTGATCCAGACCATACCGGGACTTGCGTTGCTCGCACTGTTCTATCCGTTGCTCCTTGCGCTCTCGACATTGACGGCGCGGCTGTTCGGCTTCGGCATCCCCGCGCTGGGATTCTTGCCGACGCTGATTGCATTGACGCTCTATGCCATGCTTCCGATCTTGCGCAACAGCGTGGTTGGCTTGAATGGCATCAACCCTGCTGTCGTCGAAGCGGCAGAGGGCGTTGGTATGACACCCCAGCAGATTCTGACACGCGTCAAGGCGCCGCTCGCCACGCCTGTCATCATGGCCGGGGTGCGGACTGCAGCTGTATGGACGATTGGAGCAGCCACGCTTTCCACGCCCGTCGGCCAAACCAGCCTTGGCAATTACATCTTTACGGGATTGCAAACCGAGAACTGGATTTCTGTGCTGTTCGGCTGCATCGCCGCGGCCGGGCTTGCTCTGATCACCGACTTCTGTCTCGGTCTCGTGGAGACAGGGGCGTCCGAACGCAACAGGAAGCGTGTGGTGTTCGGTATCGCCGGGCTTGCTCTCGGCACGCTCGCCGGTCTCGCGCCGCTGCTCTCGAACGAAGCAGCAACCTATGTCATCGGCGCGAAGAGCTTCTCCGAACAGTTCATTCTGGCGGACCTGATGGGTGACCGCCTGAAGGCTGAGGGAGCCGGCGTAGCGCGTAAGGATGGGCTCGGTTCGGCTATCGCCTTTCGCGCGCTGGCTCACAACGACATTGATGCTTACGTCGATTACTCCGGCACGCTCTGGCGCAATGTCATCGGCCGCACCGACATGCCACCACGCGAGGAGATGCAGGCGGAAATTGTCCGCTGGATGAAAGCAGAGCAGGGCGTCACGGTACTTGGCGCGCTCGGTTTCGAAAATGCCTACGTTCTCGCGATGAAACGAGAAAGAGCGCAGGCACTAAACGTCACGTCGCTTGCCGATCTTGCTCGTGTTGCACCCCAACTCACCATCGGCGATGACCTTGAGTTCCTGGGACGACCGGAATGGCGCTCGCTTAAGGATGCCTATGGTCTGTCGTTCAGAACGCGGCGCTCGTTCAATCCAACGATGATGTACCATGCTCTCGAATCCGGCGAGGCCGATGTCATCTCCGCGTTCTCCAGCGACGGCCGTATCGCGGCGCTTGATCTTCTCGTGCTGGCTGACCCGAAGCATGCGATCCCTTCCTATGATGCGCTGATCCTCGTCGCGCCAAAGCGCTCCGCGGATGCGCGGCTGAAGCGAGCACTTGTTCCGCTTGTCGGCTCAGTTTCCGTTGAGGCTATGCGCGCCGCTAACCTCATGGTCGACGGCGATACCGACAAGGCTTCTCCGGAGGAGGCGGCGCGAGCCTTGGCAAAGGCCGTGCATTTGCAGTCGCGATAA
- a CDS encoding transporter substrate-binding domain-containing protein gives MALAVLAFGCGALHAQAAAPPDKELVVATKEAPPFAIKQPDGSWSGISIALWKRIADQAHLRFRLVETQSVPDLLDGVANGRFDVGVAAVTVTAERARKVDFTQPFYNTGLGVAVPVNENPWVAIGRALLSFGFFQAVAVLLGFAMAVGFLIWMLERRKTEHFGGGAKGLGSSFWWSTIAMTQAGAAQNAPTTLPGRIVAMGWMIASVIAIAVFTAGITSTLTRRGLEGAVHGFNDLRSVRVGAVANSATTDYLSRQRLSFRTFPDIQGGLSALGRGTIDAFVHDKPLLTWMVRSHFSASARVVDTSFSSESYAIVLPKGSALRPMLDLAVLDQIEGDWWQQTVFETLGNAQSR, from the coding sequence TTGGCGCTGGCGGTGCTTGCGTTCGGCTGCGGCGCCCTTCACGCCCAAGCCGCCGCGCCCCCTGACAAGGAATTGGTCGTGGCGACCAAGGAGGCCCCGCCATTTGCGATCAAGCAACCCGATGGGAGCTGGAGCGGTATCAGCATCGCGCTCTGGAAAAGGATCGCCGATCAGGCACACCTACGTTTTCGCCTGGTCGAAACCCAGAGCGTGCCGGATTTGCTGGACGGCGTCGCAAACGGCAGATTCGACGTTGGCGTCGCGGCGGTTACAGTAACTGCCGAGCGTGCGCGCAAAGTCGATTTTACGCAGCCGTTCTACAACACCGGGCTCGGCGTTGCGGTACCGGTCAACGAAAACCCCTGGGTCGCGATCGGACGGGCGCTTCTCTCTTTCGGATTCTTCCAGGCTGTCGCGGTGCTGCTTGGTTTCGCAATGGCGGTCGGATTCCTCATCTGGATGCTGGAACGGCGCAAAACGGAGCACTTTGGTGGTGGCGCCAAGGGACTCGGCTCCAGCTTCTGGTGGTCGACCATCGCCATGACGCAGGCCGGAGCCGCTCAGAATGCTCCGACAACGCTCCCCGGGAGGATCGTCGCAATGGGATGGATGATTGCTTCCGTGATCGCGATTGCGGTGTTCACCGCCGGTATCACCTCCACCCTGACGCGCCGAGGGCTCGAGGGCGCCGTTCACGGCTTCAACGACCTGCGGTCCGTGCGCGTCGGCGCGGTCGCGAACTCCGCGACTACTGACTACTTGTCTCGTCAGCGGCTTTCGTTTCGAACGTTTCCGGACATCCAGGGCGGCCTCTCCGCGCTGGGGCGTGGGACAATCGATGCCTTTGTTCATGACAAGCCGTTGCTGACCTGGATGGTTCGAAGCCACTTCTCGGCCTCGGCTCGCGTCGTCGATACCAGCTTCAGCAGCGAGAGCTATGCGATCGTACTGCCCAAAGGCAGCGCCTTGCGGCCGATGCTCGATCTCGCCGTACTTGATCAGATCGAAGGTGATTGGTGGCAGCAGACGGTGTTCGAGACCCTTGGAAACGCTCAATCTCGCTGA
- a CDS encoding enoyl-CoA hydratase/isomerase family protein yields the protein MSNEETTVSVEKRNGVAIIMLQRSARRNSMDRPLVDGVKAALLELDRNDDVGAVVLAGTAPGFCAGSDLKFIGRLELEAMGRFEQECGDLGRLIGYLAKPVVAAVEKFAIGGGLTLATSCDVVVAGRSSVFSLPEVPHGWLTPWGIRSLVARVGLVKARLLCFCLEALKSEDARTIGIVDYCCDDGEALTRAIAIAEKLAQLPRPAVRATKRFFSNYLMEDAEAMDFEANRLFLENCRETSAQATLDKFRQR from the coding sequence ATGAGTAACGAAGAGACGACGGTAAGCGTCGAGAAACGTAACGGCGTCGCGATCATCATGTTACAGCGGTCGGCCCGGCGGAATTCGATGGACCGACCTCTTGTCGACGGAGTTAAAGCCGCCTTGTTGGAGCTCGATCGCAACGACGACGTGGGCGCCGTCGTTCTGGCGGGCACCGCTCCGGGGTTTTGTGCCGGAAGCGATTTGAAGTTCATCGGCCGACTCGAACTCGAGGCAATGGGACGGTTCGAGCAAGAGTGCGGCGATCTCGGTCGTTTGATAGGGTATCTGGCAAAGCCCGTCGTCGCGGCTGTCGAGAAGTTCGCAATTGGAGGTGGACTGACGCTGGCGACCTCTTGCGATGTGGTCGTAGCGGGGCGTTCGTCGGTCTTTAGTCTTCCGGAGGTGCCCCACGGTTGGCTGACCCCATGGGGAATCAGGTCCTTGGTCGCTCGTGTCGGGCTCGTCAAGGCGCGCCTTCTCTGCTTTTGTCTCGAAGCGCTCAAATCCGAAGATGCGCGCACCATCGGCATCGTCGACTACTGCTGCGATGACGGCGAAGCGCTGACGAGAGCGATTGCGATTGCGGAAAAGCTCGCGCAACTACCACGTCCCGCTGTTCGTGCGACGAAGCGCTTTTTCTCGAACTATCTTATGGAAGACGCTGAAGCGATGGATTTCGAAGCAAATCGTCTATTTCTCGAGAACTGTCGGGAGACGTCCGCTCAAGCGACCCTCGATAAATTCAGACAACGCTGA
- a CDS encoding ABC transporter substrate-binding protein, with protein MSCWKGALIAGGIASGLLFGSAAKAEDVVKIGQIEALTGATATYGWMSAQGTKVAVEEINAKGGFKVGDRTYKLELQQVDTRGEPREATVQFRKMMEEKVHFVFGPFLTNVFNAIEPIANQNNGKFLLFAGATSAHAALGKPDHDYLLRTWNWDAGSAGFGKLMVDYLKKLNTRKVAMLFQNDAFGKTAVDIYSALLKDAGIELQVELFEPGTKDFSAVLAKLAAGKPDILFPGYSDAVLYDIVRQSTESGFGNRFFLVRGSIGPALKNKDAIEDYIAYVPKYFEGAEKTEPKVRAFIESYQKLFKREFPYDQAPLCSSSCYDHVYMLVEAMQKAGTVDDVAKIRAALMSMTYEGMWRIKYDKTGEAVFGFDVVHVRKGGAIERVPYDPTKE; from the coding sequence ATGTCTTGCTGGAAAGGGGCCCTGATTGCAGGGGGCATCGCTTCCGGACTGCTGTTCGGATCGGCGGCCAAGGCCGAAGACGTCGTCAAGATCGGGCAGATCGAGGCCCTGACCGGCGCAACCGCTACCTACGGCTGGATGTCGGCGCAGGGTACCAAGGTTGCGGTCGAGGAAATCAACGCGAAGGGCGGCTTCAAGGTAGGCGACAGGACTTACAAGCTCGAACTGCAGCAGGTCGATACGCGCGGCGAGCCCCGCGAGGCGACCGTGCAGTTCCGCAAGATGATGGAAGAGAAAGTTCACTTCGTCTTCGGGCCATTTCTGACCAACGTCTTCAACGCCATCGAGCCGATAGCCAATCAGAACAACGGCAAGTTCCTGCTGTTCGCGGGCGCGACGTCGGCGCACGCAGCGCTTGGCAAGCCCGACCATGACTATCTGCTGCGAACCTGGAACTGGGACGCGGGGTCAGCGGGTTTCGGCAAGCTGATGGTGGACTATTTGAAGAAGCTCAATACCAGGAAGGTGGCGATGCTTTTCCAGAACGACGCCTTCGGCAAGACCGCCGTCGATATCTATAGCGCGCTCTTGAAGGATGCCGGAATTGAACTGCAGGTCGAATTGTTCGAGCCCGGCACGAAGGACTTCAGCGCGGTACTCGCGAAGCTCGCGGCGGGCAAGCCGGACATTCTCTTCCCGGGTTATTCGGATGCCGTCCTCTACGATATCGTGAGGCAGTCGACCGAATCCGGTTTCGGCAATCGTTTCTTTCTCGTTCGTGGCTCCATCGGGCCGGCGCTGAAGAACAAGGACGCAATCGAAGACTATATCGCATACGTTCCGAAGTATTTCGAGGGTGCTGAAAAGACCGAGCCGAAGGTCCGCGCCTTTATCGAAAGCTATCAGAAGCTGTTCAAGCGCGAATTTCCCTACGATCAAGCACCGCTTTGCTCCTCATCTTGTTACGATCATGTCTACATGCTCGTGGAGGCCATGCAGAAGGCTGGCACGGTCGACGACGTGGCAAAGATCCGTGCTGCTCTGATGAGCATGACCTATGAGGGCATGTGGAGAATCAAATACGACAAGACCGGAGAGGCCGTGTTCGGGTTCGATGTCGTCCACGTGCGCAAGGGTGGTGCCATCGAGAGAGTGCCTTACGACCCGACCAAGGAGTAA
- a CDS encoding acyl-CoA dehydrogenase family protein codes for MLLDLNEDEALVKGSLEQFTAGALRPRIKPFADRHEFPIELVKEFLALGFMGTAYDPAFGGGGLGTRGAAIVAETLARAEPGFAAIFLCNSAPMTVIARYGSDDLKRKWLEPLCRGDFIASFGVTEPSGGSDVASVKMRAVEDGDSFVLSGSKVFSTNAGTPLHGITTFVAVTDPDLGAKGLSTFVVPVGTPGFRVGKASRKIGWRVADSVELFLDDCRVPKANMVGNRGDGLRQILTTLSIGRILVAATGLGLARKAIDLAKVYGSGRQVGGTPIFQHQGLTFPLADALTKIHAAELMIRNAACLADADRPFRLETSMAKLFATEMAGEAADIALQVHGGYGAFEEFDVSSLPGEARVLRILEGTSEIQRLVIAREFTA; via the coding sequence ATGCTCTTGGATCTCAATGAAGACGAAGCTTTGGTAAAAGGCAGTCTCGAGCAATTTACCGCAGGCGCACTGCGACCCAGGATCAAGCCCTTCGCCGACAGGCATGAGTTTCCAATCGAACTCGTGAAGGAATTTCTTGCGCTTGGCTTCATGGGCACGGCGTATGATCCGGCTTTTGGCGGTGGCGGGCTCGGTACACGCGGAGCCGCCATTGTCGCCGAGACGCTCGCTCGCGCGGAGCCCGGCTTTGCCGCCATTTTCCTGTGCAATAGCGCTCCCATGACGGTTATCGCTCGCTACGGATCGGACGACTTAAAGAGAAAATGGCTTGAGCCGCTGTGTCGTGGTGACTTCATCGCGTCATTCGGCGTCACGGAGCCGAGTGGTGGGTCGGACGTCGCGAGCGTAAAGATGCGTGCCGTGGAGGACGGTGATTCCTTCGTCTTGAGTGGCTCCAAGGTGTTTTCCACCAATGCCGGCACGCCGCTCCACGGCATCACGACGTTTGTGGCCGTTACGGACCCTGACTTGGGAGCGAAGGGACTGTCCACATTCGTGGTGCCGGTCGGCACACCTGGCTTCCGGGTCGGAAAAGCGAGCCGCAAAATTGGCTGGCGTGTCGCTGACTCTGTAGAGCTCTTTCTCGACGACTGTCGAGTTCCCAAAGCGAATATGGTCGGAAATCGCGGCGACGGCTTGAGGCAAATCCTGACGACGCTGAGTATCGGACGGATACTCGTCGCGGCAACGGGTCTTGGACTGGCGCGCAAGGCGATCGATCTTGCGAAGGTGTACGGCTCCGGTCGTCAGGTTGGGGGCACGCCGATCTTCCAGCACCAAGGGCTGACGTTTCCGCTCGCGGATGCGCTGACGAAGATCCACGCAGCGGAGCTGATGATCCGGAACGCTGCGTGTCTTGCTGACGCCGATCGGCCATTTCGGTTGGAAACGTCGATGGCCAAGCTCTTCGCAACGGAAATGGCGGGCGAAGCTGCAGATATCGCTCTGCAAGTGCACGGTGGATATGGCGCATTCGAGGAATTCGACGTGTCGAGCCTCCCAGGCGAGGCCAGAGTGCTGCGCATCCTCGAGGGTACCAGCGAGATCCAGAGGCTGGTCATTGCGCGTGAATTCACCGCATAG
- a CDS encoding ABC transporter ATP-binding protein, producing MLDVSNLSVSYGKQKVIREVSFKLEKGEVVTLIGPNAAGKSTTLRTLAGLKKSDRGTIHLAGKDITESSTVDRVRAGLVLVPEGRQIFTKLSVQENLIIGAYHRADRDHASADLERIFSMFPRLRERRDQKAGSMSGGEQQMLAIGRGLMSRPTLMLLDEPTLGLAPIIIEELGRIVRNLAHEGLTILLAEQNAMMALGCADRAYVLQSGRIVTSGNAKELSETTEVKQMYLSA from the coding sequence ATGCTTGATGTATCGAACCTCAGCGTCAGCTACGGCAAGCAGAAGGTCATCAGAGAGGTGTCCTTCAAGCTGGAGAAGGGCGAAGTGGTCACTTTGATCGGCCCTAATGCCGCCGGCAAATCGACGACGCTGCGAACCCTGGCGGGGTTGAAGAAGTCCGATCGCGGCACGATCCATCTCGCTGGAAAAGATATCACGGAATCCTCCACCGTGGACCGTGTGAGGGCCGGCCTCGTTCTCGTGCCGGAGGGACGCCAGATATTCACCAAGCTCTCGGTCCAGGAGAACCTGATTATCGGCGCCTATCACCGAGCCGATCGCGATCACGCTAGCGCCGACCTGGAGCGAATATTCTCGATGTTTCCGCGGCTCCGCGAGCGACGGGATCAGAAGGCGGGCTCGATGTCGGGCGGAGAGCAGCAGATGCTTGCGATCGGACGAGGGCTGATGTCCCGACCCACGCTGATGCTTCTGGACGAGCCGACCCTCGGTCTTGCACCGATCATCATCGAGGAACTGGGGCGGATCGTTCGAAATCTTGCGCACGAAGGACTGACCATCCTCCTCGCCGAGCAAAACGCCATGATGGCCCTGGGCTGTGCTGACCGCGCCTACGTGCTGCAATCCGGTCGAATCGTGACCTCGGGAAATGCGAAGGAATTGTCCGAAACGACGGAAGTCAAGCAGATGTATCTGAGCGCATAA
- a CDS encoding ATP-binding cassette domain-containing protein: MTASPISNPSASVPYIKIDAVSKSYDGGRNVAVSNVSLDVHQGSLVALVGGSGSGKTTLLKTINRLVDPDVGEVRIDGVPVSEAEPPMLRRSIGYVFQGIGLFPHMRVADNIAVTLRLRGWQAKAIEARVAEMLDMVDLPQDYAGRFPHMLSGGQRQRIGVARAIAARPRIVLMDEPLGALDPVTRDSLGSSYRELHDRFGMTTLMVTHDIQEAALMADRIVVMKNGRILADDTPHALMMGSGSDDPDVTALMEVPRRQAERIAALATRNGPVRA; this comes from the coding sequence ATGACAGCTTCGCCGATTTCGAATCCGTCTGCTTCCGTGCCGTATATCAAGATCGATGCTGTATCAAAATCCTACGATGGAGGGCGGAATGTTGCTGTTTCCAACGTATCGCTCGACGTGCACCAGGGTTCACTGGTTGCGCTCGTGGGCGGCTCGGGATCGGGCAAGACCACGCTGCTGAAGACCATTAATCGACTCGTCGATCCCGACGTTGGAGAAGTCAGGATCGACGGAGTGCCTGTAAGCGAAGCCGAGCCGCCGATGCTCCGGCGGAGCATTGGCTATGTCTTTCAGGGTATCGGTTTGTTTCCGCACATGCGCGTTGCCGACAACATTGCCGTAACACTCAGGTTGCGTGGTTGGCAGGCGAAGGCGATCGAAGCGCGGGTGGCCGAGATGCTGGATATGGTGGACTTGCCGCAGGATTACGCCGGCCGCTTTCCTCACATGCTGTCCGGAGGTCAGCGCCAACGGATTGGCGTCGCGCGTGCAATCGCCGCCCGACCGCGCATTGTTCTGATGGACGAGCCGTTGGGCGCGCTCGATCCTGTCACCCGCGACAGCCTGGGTTCTTCCTACCGCGAGCTGCACGACCGGTTCGGCATGACGACACTGATGGTGACCCATGACATCCAGGAGGCCGCGCTGATGGCTGATCGAATCGTCGTCATGAAGAACGGCCGCATACTCGCCGACGATACGCCGCACGCCTTGATGATGGGCTCTGGGTCTGACGATCCGGACGTTACCGCCTTAATGGAAGTGCCGCGACGTCAAGCGGAACGTATCGCCGCGCTTGCGACCAGGAACGGACCTGTCCGTGCCTGA